From one Bradyrhizobium sp. Ash2021 genomic stretch:
- a CDS encoding cyclopropane-fatty-acyl-phospholipid synthase family protein, giving the protein MPELISVTSETVDAVLPELPRVVRLALGFGAKLRHGTLEVTLPDGRTVRLGGNGPGPAAAMKVYDFGFASRLLRSGDIGIAEAYLRGEWDTPDLTQFLYLFCVNQDWMQTILVGKPLVRTLQTIRHWFNRNTRRQARRNIYAHYDIGNAFYSAWLDPSMTYSSALFEDGTADLTAAQNNKYRRLAEAIDLQPGQKLLEIGCGWGGFAEFAAKTFGAKVVGLTISREQRDFAQARIQKAGLNDQVEIRLQDYRDERDRYDRIASIEMIEAVGEQFWPKYFSQLRDRLLPGGLAGIQAITIQDSLFQTYRREVDFIQRYVFPGGMLPSPQVLKSLGERFGVPVIRERIFGQDYAKTLAIWRSNFRAAWPHLMPSGFDDRFRRLWEYYLAYCEAGFLSGNIDVRQVVFAKSS; this is encoded by the coding sequence ATGCCCGAGTTGATTTCGGTCACATCGGAAACCGTAGACGCGGTGCTCCCCGAGTTGCCCCGCGTGGTCCGGCTCGCGCTTGGCTTCGGCGCGAAGCTGCGGCACGGCACCCTCGAAGTGACCCTGCCCGACGGGCGCACCGTCAGACTGGGCGGCAACGGGCCGGGACCGGCGGCCGCCATGAAGGTCTACGATTTCGGCTTTGCGTCGCGGCTGCTCCGCAGCGGCGACATCGGCATTGCGGAAGCCTATCTGCGCGGCGAATGGGACACGCCCGATCTGACGCAATTTCTCTATCTCTTCTGCGTCAACCAGGACTGGATGCAGACGATTCTGGTCGGCAAGCCGCTGGTGCGCACCTTGCAGACCATCCGGCACTGGTTCAACCGCAACACCCGGCGGCAGGCGCGGCGTAACATCTATGCCCATTACGACATCGGCAACGCCTTCTATTCGGCCTGGCTCGATCCGAGCATGACCTATTCCTCGGCCCTGTTCGAGGACGGCACCGCGGATTTGACGGCGGCGCAAAACAACAAATATCGCCGGCTTGCCGAAGCGATCGACCTGCAGCCCGGCCAGAAGCTTTTGGAGATCGGCTGCGGATGGGGCGGCTTCGCCGAGTTCGCCGCCAAGACGTTTGGCGCGAAGGTGGTGGGATTGACGATCAGCCGGGAGCAGCGCGATTTTGCGCAAGCGCGCATTCAGAAAGCCGGTCTCAACGACCAGGTCGAGATCCGCCTGCAGGACTATCGCGACGAGCGCGACCGCTACGACCGGATCGCTTCGATCGAGATGATCGAGGCGGTCGGCGAGCAGTTCTGGCCGAAATATTTTTCACAGTTACGCGACCGGCTGCTGCCCGGCGGTCTCGCCGGTATTCAGGCCATCACCATTCAGGACAGTTTGTTTCAGACCTATCGGCGCGAAGTCGACTTCATCCAGCGCTACGTCTTCCCCGGCGGCATGCTGCCCTCGCCGCAGGTCCTGAAGTCACTTGGCGAGCGGTTCGGCGTTCCCGTCATCCGCGAGCGCATTTTCGGGCAAGATTATGCCAAGACGCTCGCGATCTGGCGAAGCAATTTCCGCGCAGCCTGGCCGCATCTGATGCCATCAGGTTTTGACGACCGGTTTCGCCGGCTGTGGGAATATTACCTCGCGTATTGCGAGGCCGGCTTCCTGTCCGGAAATATCGACGTGCGCCAGGTTGTGTTCGCGAAATCCAGCTAG
- a CDS encoding DUF1365 family protein, which yields MRILETDRDGPLLAATFNGRRRALNTAGLLRSVFALPLVTLKIVAAIHWEALRLWLKGVRLVPRHNAASNTRLAIRKSNHYTSAALSARGKK from the coding sequence TTGCGGATCCTGGAAACCGACCGCGACGGCCCCCTGCTCGCTGCAACTTTCAATGGCCGCCGCCGCGCCCTGAACACGGCGGGGTTGCTGCGATCGGTATTCGCGCTGCCGCTGGTGACGCTGAAGATCGTGGCGGCGATCCATTGGGAAGCGCTGCGGCTCTGGCTCAAGGGCGTGCGGCTGGTGCCGCGTCACAACGCTGCCTCCAATACCCGCTTGGCGATTCGCAAAAGCAACCATTATACTTCGGCGGCGCTGTCTGCCCGCGGCAAGAAGTGA
- a CDS encoding efflux transporter outer membrane subunit, with amino-acid sequence MTVRFQRKHHPRERVAGHRNKRSSHAASGFARWRTGVSKAVPGAAVDRWLARIPCGSLVRSLAVLGLVASSAGCILTQDIPDPALDVPGGYKAARLTAATDALPTLDWWRGFRSPELTQLMEEAQTVNLDIAAATARFVQADAQARIAGAALLPSLSGAGQEAYSRISGSSASGLTNGGRETVNYSASLSASYQLDFWGQNRDAAQAAEETSVANRFDRDVVALTTLTTVANAYFQVLAAQDRIRTAERNIASATRILNAIKDRLKAGTGTDLDVAQQEAVLANQRASVPPLRQTLDQNINALATLVSRPPEAVRVAGGSLNQIAIPRVTPGLPSELLTQRPDIRRQEAQLASATANVGSARAQFFPSIQLTGQGGYQSSALSALFQPHAAFFSLVGSATQPIFDGGRILGNFEFNKARQDELLQTYRKTVVQSFADVDTALMSIRQTTIKLRLQRDVLAASKRAFELSEQQLRAGTADIVTVLNTQLTLFQAEDVLWQAQLARLLAIVSLYQALGGGWEPRMEKPVNAL; translated from the coding sequence ATGACAGTTCGGTTCCAACGGAAGCATCACCCCCGTGAACGGGTCGCAGGCCATCGAAACAAGCGTTCATCGCATGCCGCGTCGGGATTTGCCCGGTGGAGAACGGGTGTGAGCAAGGCCGTTCCGGGTGCTGCGGTCGACCGCTGGCTTGCCCGCATTCCCTGCGGCAGCCTGGTGCGATCGCTCGCGGTCCTTGGCCTTGTCGCCAGTTCCGCGGGCTGCATCCTGACCCAGGATATTCCCGATCCGGCGCTCGACGTTCCCGGCGGCTACAAGGCGGCCCGGCTGACGGCTGCGACCGATGCACTGCCGACGCTGGACTGGTGGCGCGGCTTTCGTTCGCCTGAACTGACCCAGTTGATGGAGGAAGCCCAGACGGTCAATCTGGATATCGCGGCCGCCACCGCGCGATTCGTCCAGGCCGACGCGCAAGCACGGATCGCGGGTGCGGCATTGCTGCCGAGCCTCAGTGGCGCCGGGCAGGAAGCCTATTCCCGCATCTCTGGCTCCAGCGCCAGCGGCTTGACCAATGGCGGCCGCGAGACCGTCAACTATTCGGCCTCGCTCAGCGCCAGTTATCAGCTGGATTTCTGGGGCCAGAACCGCGACGCCGCCCAGGCCGCCGAAGAGACCTCAGTCGCCAATCGATTCGATCGCGACGTGGTGGCGCTGACCACGTTGACGACGGTTGCCAATGCCTATTTCCAGGTGCTGGCCGCCCAGGACCGGATTCGAACCGCCGAACGCAATATCGCCAGTGCCACGCGCATTCTCAATGCCATCAAGGATCGGCTGAAAGCGGGGACGGGCACCGACCTCGATGTCGCGCAGCAGGAGGCCGTGCTCGCCAATCAGCGCGCGTCGGTGCCGCCGCTGCGGCAAACGCTCGACCAGAATATCAACGCGTTGGCGACGCTGGTGTCGCGGCCTCCTGAAGCCGTGCGCGTCGCCGGCGGCTCACTCAACCAGATCGCCATCCCCCGGGTCACGCCAGGCCTGCCGTCGGAATTGCTGACGCAGCGCCCGGATATCAGGCGGCAGGAAGCGCAGCTCGCCTCCGCGACGGCCAATGTCGGCAGCGCGCGCGCGCAATTTTTCCCGAGCATTCAGTTGACCGGGCAGGGCGGCTATCAAAGCTCGGCGTTGTCGGCGCTGTTCCAGCCGCACGCGGCGTTCTTCAGCCTGGTCGGCAGCGCGACCCAGCCGATCTTCGACGGCGGAAGGATCCTCGGCAATTTCGAATTCAACAAGGCGAGGCAGGATGAGCTGCTGCAGACCTATCGCAAGACCGTGGTCCAGTCTTTCGCCGACGTCGACACTGCGCTGATGTCGATCCGCCAGACCACCATCAAGCTGCGGCTGCAACGCGACGTACTGGCGGCCTCGAAGCGGGCCTTTGAATTGTCCGAGCAGCAGTTACGGGCCGGAACCGCCGACATCGTAACTGTGCTAAATACGCAACTGACGTTATTCCAGGCGGAGGATGTGCTGTGGCAGGCCCAATTGGCCCGGCTGCTCGCGATCGTCAGCCTGTATCAGGCGCTGGGGGGCGGCTGGGAGCCGAGAATGGAGAAGCCGGTCAATGCTCTTTAA
- a CDS encoding efflux RND transporter periplasmic adaptor subunit, whose protein sequence is MLFKPEQKDDTKIGGARKPSLVSRILKRMVSLTVTLVILGGLGYIGWLAFQQKKPAANGPGARPDLPVPVLAATPRIQDVPVYIDGVGSVRALNNVIVRAQVDGKLIAVNFVEGQDVKKGDVLGEIDPVLYKAAYDQAVAKKAQDEALLANQRIDLARYQQLATSNAGSKQQADTQKAVVAQQEALVRSDQAMIDNATATLGYTKIVAPLSGRAGLRQVDQGNIIHAADATGLVIITQLQPIAVWFSLPQQQIVRVNAASAKGVLAVDVFGNDGVTVVDTGKLTGIDNQVDPTTGTLRLKAEFPNGNFQLWPGQFVNVRLKVETLPKAVVVPTSAVQRGPAGTFSYVIGGDNIVTAKPVVVTQQNETDAVIASGLSTTDRVVTTGFANLSDGAKVIIGKDEQTPAADLAPKKKRSSRDVQAKDGQTKDGQAKDGQAKDGQAKDGQGERRGKKGEGDQKAQTGAAPPGSEPPGGAAKSQ, encoded by the coding sequence ATGCTCTTTAAGCCGGAACAAAAGGACGACACGAAAATCGGCGGTGCGCGCAAGCCGAGCTTGGTGTCGCGCATTCTCAAGCGCATGGTCTCGCTGACTGTGACCCTCGTGATCCTCGGCGGGCTCGGCTATATCGGCTGGCTCGCATTCCAGCAGAAAAAGCCGGCCGCCAACGGGCCAGGAGCTCGCCCCGATCTCCCGGTGCCGGTGCTGGCCGCGACGCCGCGCATCCAGGACGTCCCGGTTTATATCGACGGCGTCGGTTCGGTTCGCGCGCTCAACAACGTGATCGTGCGCGCCCAGGTCGACGGCAAACTGATCGCGGTAAACTTTGTCGAGGGGCAGGACGTCAAGAAGGGCGACGTGCTCGGCGAGATCGATCCCGTGTTGTACAAGGCGGCTTACGATCAGGCCGTCGCCAAGAAGGCGCAGGATGAAGCGCTGCTCGCCAACCAGCGAATCGATCTGGCGCGCTATCAGCAGCTCGCCACGTCAAATGCCGGGTCAAAGCAGCAGGCCGATACGCAGAAGGCGGTCGTCGCGCAGCAGGAAGCGCTGGTGAGATCCGACCAGGCTATGATCGACAATGCGACGGCTACGCTGGGCTATACCAAGATCGTCGCGCCGCTGTCGGGCCGCGCCGGTCTGCGTCAGGTCGACCAGGGCAATATCATCCACGCAGCGGATGCGACCGGTCTCGTCATCATCACCCAGTTGCAGCCGATCGCGGTGTGGTTCAGCCTGCCGCAGCAACAGATCGTGCGGGTCAACGCCGCCTCCGCCAAAGGCGTGCTCGCGGTCGATGTGTTCGGCAATGACGGGGTGACCGTTGTCGATACCGGCAAATTGACCGGCATCGACAATCAAGTCGATCCCACTACGGGCACGCTCAGGCTCAAGGCCGAATTCCCCAACGGCAATTTCCAGCTCTGGCCGGGGCAATTCGTCAATGTCCGCCTCAAGGTCGAGACGCTGCCGAAGGCGGTCGTGGTGCCGACGTCGGCGGTGCAGCGCGGCCCGGCGGGAACCTTCAGCTACGTGATCGGCGGCGACAATATCGTCACGGCGAAACCGGTCGTGGTGACGCAGCAGAACGAAACCGACGCCGTGATCGCGAGCGGGCTTTCGACCACCGACCGCGTGGTGACGACCGGCTTTGCCAATCTGTCCGACGGCGCCAAGGTCATCATCGGCAAGGACGAGCAGACGCCGGCCGCCGATCTCGCACCGAAAAAGAAACGCAGCAGCCGGGACGTCCAGGCCAAGGATGGCCAGACCAAAGACGGCCAAGCCAAAGACGGCCAAGCCAAAGACGGCCAAGCCAAGGATGGTCAAGGCGAGCGCCGCGGCAAGAAGGGCGAGGGCGATCAAAAAGCACAGACCGGGGCGGCACCGCCGGGGAGCGAGCCGCCGGGCGGCGCAGCGAAGTCGCAGTGA